Proteins from a single region of Gossypium arboreum isolate Shixiya-1 chromosome 1, ASM2569848v2, whole genome shotgun sequence:
- the LOC108469974 gene encoding long chain acyl-CoA synthetase 4-like, translating into MAGNNFVIEVEKGKDASDGQPSIGPVYRSSFAANGFPAPIPGMESCWDIFRMSVEKYPDNRMLGRRQIVDGKAGKYVWQTYREVYDIVIKVGNSIRSCDVVEGGKCGIYGANCPEWIISMEACNAHGLYCVPLYDTLGAGAVEFIICHAEISIAFVEEKKINELFKTFPASTEHLKTIVSFGKVTPEQKADAEKHGLKIYPWEEFLQLGENKNYDLPVKKKTDICTIMYTSGTTGDPKGVLISNDSIVTLIAGVKRLLGSVNEQLTMKDVYISYLPLAHIFDRVIEELFISHGASIGFWRGDVKLLVEDIGELKPSIFCAVPRVLDRIYSGLLQKISAGGLLKKKMFDLAYTYKYYNMKKGRKHGEASPICDKIVFSKVKQGLGGNVRLILSGAAPLSTHVEEFLRVVACCHVLQGYGLTESCAGSFVSLPNELSMLGTVGPPVPNIDVRLESVPEMNYDALASTPRGEICIKGNTLFSGYYKREDLTREVLIDGWFHTGDIGEWQPNGSMKIIDRKKNIFKLSQGEYVAVENLENIYGLVSAIDSIWIYGNSFESFLVAVVNPNKEALESWGADNNVSGDFESLCQNPKAKEFILGELAKTGKEKKLKGFEFIKAVHLDPMPFDMERDLLTPTYKKKRPQLLKYYQSVIDEMYKSASKPNA; encoded by the exons ATGGCTGGAAATAATTTTGTAATAGAGGTAGAGAAAGGTAAAGACGCCAGCGATGGACAGCCGTCGATCGGTCCTGTTTATCGCAGTTCTTTCGCTGCTAATGGATTCCCTGCTCCGATTCCTGGAATGGAGAGTTGCTGGGACATTTTCCG TATGTCAGTTGAGAAATATCCTGACAACCGTATGCTTGGTCGCCGACAGATTGTGGATGGGAAA GCTGGAAAATACGTGTGGCAAACTTACAGAGAAGTTTATGACATTGTAATAAAAGTTGGGAATTCCATCCGAAGTTGTGATGTTGTGGAA GGAGGAAAGTGTGGTATTTATGGTGCCAATTGCCCAGAATGGATAATAAGCATGGAG GCCTGCAACGCTCATGGACTCTATTGTGTTCCTTTATATGACACTTTAG GTGCTGGTGCTGTGGAGTTTATCATATGCCATGCAGAAATATCTATTGCTTTTGTAGAGGAAAAGAAGATTAATGAG CTGTTCAAAACATTTCCGGCCTCAACAGAACACTTGAAAA CAATTGTTAGCTTTGGGAAGGTAACACCTGAGCAGAAGGCAGATGCTGAGAAGCATGGTTTGAAGATATATCCTTGGGAGGAATTTTTGCAACTG GGAGAAAATAAGAATTATGATCTTCCGGTGAAGAAGAAAACTGATATCTGCACGATAATGTATACTAGTGGAACAACTGGTGATCCAAAGGGAGTATTGATTTCAAATGATAGTATTGTTACTCTTATAGCAGGGGTGAAACGCCTGCTGGGGAGTGTAAATGAACAG TTGACTATGAAGGATGTATATATTTCTTATCTTCCTCTTGCTCATATCTTTGACCGGGTGATTGAGGAATTATTTATTTCGCATGGTGCTTCAATAGGATTTTGGCGTGGG GATGTGAAACTATTGGTCGAAGATATTGGAGAGCTAAAGCCAAGTATCTTCTGTGCTGTTCCTCGTGTCTTAGATAGAATTTATTCAG GTTTACTACAGAAGATTTCTGCGGGCGGCTTATTGAAAAAGAAGATGTTTGATTTAGCATACACATA CAAATACTACAACATGAAGAAGGGCCGCAAACATGGAGAAGCATCTCCAATTTGTGACAAAATTGTATTTAGTAAG GTAAAGCAAGGATTGGGAGGGAATGTGCGGCTTATTCTATCTGGTGCAGCACCTCTTTCAACTCATGTGGAAGAGTTCTTGCGAGTTGTGGCATGTTGTCATGTTCTGCAAGGATATG GTCTGACGGAGAGTTGTGCGGGGAGTTTTGTCTCTTTACCTAATGAATTGTCAATGCTTGGTACTGTGGGGCCTCCAGTACCAAACATAGATGTACGCCTGGAATCTGTTCCCGAAATGAATTATGATGCCCTTGCTAGCACACCACGGGGGGAAATTTGTATCAAAGGAAATACATTATTCTCAGGATACTACAAACGTGAAGACCTCACCCGTGAAGTATTGATTGATGGATGGTTCCACACAG GGGATATTGGAGAGTGGCAACCTAATGGAAGCATGAAGATTATTGATCGGAAGAAGAACATTTTTAAGCTTTCACAAGGTGAATATGTTGCTGTTGAGAACCTGGAGAACATTTACGGTCTCGTGTCAGCTATTGATTCG ATATGGATTTACGGAAACAGCTTTGAGTCGTTCCTTGTTGCGGTTGTTAACCCCAATAAGGAAGCACTTGAAAGCTGGGGTGCCGACAATAACGTAAGTGGTGACTTCGAGTCCCTCTGTCAAAACCCCAAGGCCAAAGAGTTCATTCTTGGGGAGCTCGCAAAGACTGGCAAAGAGAAAAAG CTGAAAGGTTTTGAATTCATAAAAGCTGTCCATCTTGACCCAATGCCATTCGACATGGAACGCGACCTTCTCACTCCAACATATAAGAAGAAGAGGCCTCAGTTGCTTAAATATTATCAG AGTGTAATCGATGAGATGTACAAGAGTGCAAGCAAACCAAATGCTTGA